DNA from Fibrobacter sp. UWH6:
AACCAATGGTTGCTAAATTGAACGACGAGGGAAGTGCTATACTCCCTCAATTATCGTGGATGCATTATGAAAACTTAATGCGTGTCGCCGACGAAAAGGCTCGTCACTGGTATATGCAGGAAGCAGCCTCAGAGCAGTGGGATTACCGCACTTTGAAACGAAATATCGCCTCGCAGTATTATTATCGTTTGGTGCAGACTCCTAAGAACAAAAAAGCCGTTGTGGTTAGGGAAATGAAATCCCTTACAGCGGATTACCAAAAAGAAAAATCTCAGTTCATTAAAAATCCCATGATCGTGGAATTTCTTGGTTTGAATCAAGATGCTGCATTTACAGAGACAACACTTGAGAATGCCATTTTGAACCATCTGCAAAAATTCCTCATGGAAATGGGCAAGGGCTACGCGCTGGTAAGTCGCCAGCAGCATATTCATACAGAAGAAGACGACTATTATATAGATCTGGTGTTTTATAACTACATGCTCAAATGCTTTGTGCTTGTAGATCTCAAGACCCGCAAGGTTTGTTACGAAGATGTTGGGCAGATGGATATGTACTTGAAACTTTATGACACCCACAAGCGTTCCGAAGGTGACAACCCTACCATTGGCGTTATTCTTTGTTCCGAAACGAACGGGGATGTGGCGAAATTCTCCACATTGGCGACGAATAAAAGAATGTATGCCGCCAAGTACTTGACCTACATGCCGTCTAAAGAGGTCCTTGCCCGCGAAATAGAAATGCAAAAGGATATCTTTGAAAAATCGCAAAGATCCTAAAATAGA
Protein-coding regions in this window:
- a CDS encoding YhcG family protein, yielding MPRENLALKKSDDKLFVKDLGTIVSTARDMSFRAANLMQVACNWLIGWRIVEQEQQGKARAGYGKHVIQLASESLTEKFGKGYSETVIRNFRKFYLMFPNLQVLQILPNEFVEVVDQIQQPMVAKLNDEGSAILPQLSWMHYENLMRVADEKARHWYMQEAASEQWDYRTLKRNIASQYYYRLVQTPKNKKAVVVREMKSLTADYQKEKSQFIKNPMIVEFLGLNQDAAFTETTLENAILNHLQKFLMEMGKGYALVSRQQHIHTEEDDYYIDLVFYNYMLKCFVLVDLKTRKVCYEDVGQMDMYLKLYDTHKRSEGDNPTIGVILCSETNGDVAKFSTLATNKRMYAAKYLTYMPSKEVLAREIEMQKDIFEKSQRS